A genomic stretch from Dyella sp. M7H15-1 includes:
- the egtD gene encoding L-histidine N(alpha)-methyltransferase, which yields MNVQAYAVRDEQRPPDNLLLQVIQRGLRSQPKRLPSWLFYDEQGSALFEQICEQPEYYLTRAEIALLGAHAGEIAKVLGPDVRLVEYGSGHAIKTRLLLEHLATPVAWVPIELSSAPLRLSMQRMEQHFPELPIQPLTVDFTRSLRLPVSPRVPRRTVVYFPGSTIGNFDDREAAQLLRKMRGEMGDNGGILIGVDLKKDKAIIEAAYNDRAGVTAQFTLNMLARLNRELGCNFELGGFCHRAHYNAMAGRIETHILSRHEQRVCVGRLQVLFREDEAMLVEYSYKYSLEDFAALAATAGLVVQHVWFDPDQMFSLQYLARAN from the coding sequence ATGAATGTTCAAGCTTATGCTGTACGTGACGAACAACGCCCACCCGATAACCTTCTGCTGCAAGTCATACAACGTGGCCTGCGTTCACAACCCAAACGTTTGCCATCCTGGCTGTTCTACGATGAACAAGGTTCGGCCCTGTTCGAACAAATCTGCGAACAGCCCGAGTACTACCTGACACGCGCCGAAATCGCATTGCTTGGCGCGCACGCTGGCGAGATTGCCAAAGTGCTTGGCCCGGATGTGCGCCTGGTCGAATACGGCAGCGGCCATGCGATCAAGACACGATTGCTGCTGGAGCATCTCGCCACGCCGGTAGCGTGGGTGCCGATCGAGCTTTCGTCGGCGCCATTGCGGCTGAGCATGCAACGTATGGAGCAACATTTTCCCGAACTTCCCATTCAGCCATTGACCGTGGATTTCACCCGATCGTTAAGGTTGCCGGTTTCGCCGCGTGTTCCGCGTCGCACGGTGGTGTATTTCCCCGGTTCCACCATCGGCAACTTTGATGATCGCGAAGCCGCGCAATTGCTGCGCAAGATGCGCGGCGAGATGGGTGACAATGGTGGCATCCTGATCGGTGTGGACCTGAAAAAAGACAAGGCTATTATCGAAGCTGCCTACAACGATCGCGCGGGTGTCACCGCGCAATTCACGCTCAACATGCTGGCGCGCCTCAATCGCGAGCTGGGTTGCAATTTCGAACTGGGTGGATTCTGTCACCGCGCGCATTACAACGCGATGGCTGGCCGCATCGAAACACATATTCTCAGTCGTCACGAACAGCGTGTGTGCGTGGGACGTTTGCAGGTCTTGTTCCGCGAAGATGAGGCGATGCTGGTGGAATACAGTTACAAGTATTCGCTGGAGGATTTTGCTGCGCTGGCAGCCACCGCCGGGCTAGTGGTGCAGCATGTCTGGTTTGATCCAGACCAGATGTTCAGTCTGCAGTACCTCGCTCGTGCGAACTAG
- the egtB gene encoding ergothioneine biosynthesis protein EgtB, whose protein sequence is MNASTWVVRTENHLARFVRIRRQTQALCAGLTAEDLMVQSMPDASPGKWHLAHTTWFFEQFVLGHDPTYRSPNPAWYYLLNSYYESVGPMHARPQRGVLSRPTLDEVRHYRARIDEAVGELLVHGIDDTLAARIELGLHHEQQHQELLLTDIKHAFSCNALHPVYRKQAHEQVSHASLPMRFLQGREGPVEIGHRQSDGFAYDNETPRHRTWLSAHALANRLVTNSEYLAFVREGGYRKAGLWLSDGWATVQREGWQRPLYWQEDLSSEFTLSGIRALDPQAPVCHISYFEADAFARWTGARLPTEAEWENAAANVQAIGNFQENQHFHPIAAPHGDGLLQMYGDVWEWTASPYVSYPGFKPLPGALGEYNGKFMNGQWVLRGGSCATPQNHIRASYRNFFPPHARWQFSGIRLGQDR, encoded by the coding sequence ATGAATGCTTCAACGTGGGTAGTACGCACGGAAAATCACCTTGCGCGCTTCGTGCGTATTCGTCGGCAGACGCAGGCGCTCTGTGCCGGGCTGACGGCGGAAGACCTAATGGTGCAGTCGATGCCCGATGCCAGTCCCGGCAAATGGCATCTGGCGCACACCACCTGGTTCTTCGAGCAGTTCGTGCTGGGACACGATCCCACCTATCGCTCGCCGAATCCCGCTTGGTATTACCTGCTTAACTCCTACTACGAATCGGTAGGGCCGATGCATGCACGTCCGCAACGTGGCGTGCTGTCTCGACCCACGTTGGATGAAGTTCGCCATTACCGCGCACGCATCGACGAAGCAGTGGGTGAGTTGTTGGTGCACGGTATCGATGACACCTTGGCTGCACGTATCGAACTGGGCCTGCATCACGAGCAGCAACACCAGGAATTGCTGCTTACCGATATCAAGCATGCATTCTCGTGTAACGCCCTGCATCCGGTTTATCGGAAACAGGCACATGAGCAAGTCAGCCACGCATCCCTGCCGATGCGCTTCCTGCAGGGCAGGGAAGGTCCGGTCGAGATCGGGCATCGCCAAAGCGATGGCTTTGCGTATGACAACGAAACACCACGTCATCGCACCTGGCTATCTGCGCATGCGCTCGCCAACCGCCTGGTGACCAATAGCGAATACCTTGCATTTGTGCGTGAAGGCGGTTATCGCAAGGCTGGCCTGTGGTTGTCCGACGGCTGGGCCACCGTGCAGCGTGAAGGCTGGCAACGGCCGCTATACTGGCAGGAGGATCTTTCCAGCGAGTTCACGCTGTCAGGTATCCGTGCGCTGGATCCGCAGGCGCCGGTATGCCACATCAGCTACTTCGAGGCGGATGCATTCGCACGCTGGACCGGTGCACGCTTACCTACCGAGGCCGAATGGGAAAACGCCGCGGCAAATGTGCAGGCAATCGGCAATTTTCAGGAAAACCAGCACTTTCACCCCATCGCCGCACCGCACGGTGACGGCTTGCTGCAAATGTATGGCGATGTATGGGAGTGGACGGCATCTCCCTATGTGAGCTACCCAGGTTTCAAACCCCTGCCGGGTGCGCTCGGTGAATACAACGGCAAGTTCATGAACGGGCAATGGGTGCTGCGCGGTGGCTCGTGTGCAACGCCTCAGAATCACATCCGGGCCAGTTACCGCAACTTTTTTCCGCCCCATGCCCGTTGGCAGTTCTCGGGCATTCGATTGGGACAGGACCGATGA
- a CDS encoding IS5 family transposase (programmed frameshift), with translation MESSVTAAYRRHDISDEKWGLLEPHLPGQAGRWGRVAKDNRQFINAVFWILRTGAPWRDLPPEYGDWKNTHRRFCRWRDNGTWEGLLERVMDEPDFEWLMIDASHCKVHPHAAGARGGNQGIGPHKRGRNTKIHLAVDAHGMPVRILVTEGTRADCSQAAELIKDIPAEHLMADKGYDSDAIVEQAHEQGMQAHIPPRKNRKEPRDYDTYLYRHRHLVENAFLYLKQWRGVATRYAKNLSSFLAAVQIRCLVMWLRIL, from the exons ATGGAATCCTCTGTGACTGCGGCCTATCGACGCCATGACATCTCCGATGAAAAATGGGGTTTGCTTGAACCCCATTTGCCGGGTCAAGCGGGCCGATGGGGGCGTGTAGCCAAAGATAATCGGCAATTCATCAACGCAGTGTTCTGGATACTTCGCACCGGAGCGCCGTGGCGAGATTTACCACCCGAGTACGGCGATTGGAAGAATACCCATCGGCGCTTTTGTCGCTGGCGCGATAACGGCACATGGGAAGGTCTGTTGGAACGTGTGATGGATGAGCCGGACTTTGAGTGGCTGATGATCGATGCCAGTCACTGCAAGGTTCATCCTCATGCAGCGGGAGCTCGTGGCGGCAATCAGGGCATAGGTC CTCACAAAAGGGGGCGCAACACCAAGATACATTTGGCCGTGGATGCGCATGGTATGCCAGTCCGAATTCTTGTTACAGAGGGTACCCGGGCAGATTGTTCGCAGGCTGCGGAACTGATCAAAGACATTCCTGCTGAGCATCTCATGGCCGACAAAGGTTATGACAGTGATGCCATTGTTGAGCAGGCTCATGAGCAAGGCATGCAGGCGCATATTCCGCCACGTAAAAACCGAAAAGAGCCGCGCGACTACGACACGTACCTGTATCGTCATCGCCACCTGGTTGAGAATGCGTTTTTGTACCTGAAACAGTGGCGTGGTGTGGCGACACGCTACGCGAAGAATCTGTCCTCTTTCCTTGCCGCTGTGCAAATTCGCTGCCTCGTCATGTGGCTCAGAATCTTATGA
- a CDS encoding IS5 family transposase (programmed frameshift) — protein MESSVTAAYRRHDISDEKWSLLEPHLPGQAGRWGRVAKDNRQFINAVFWILRTGAPWRDLPPEYGDWKNTHRRFCRWRDNGTWEGLLERVMDEPDFEWLMIDASHCKVHPHAAGARGGNQGIGPHKRGRNTKIHLAVDAHGMPVRILVTEGTRADCSQAAELIKDIPAEHLMADKGYDSDAIVEQAHEQGMQAHIPPRKNRKEPRDYDTYLYRHRHLVENAFLYLKQWRGVATRYAKNLPSFLAAVQIRCLVMWLIIL, from the exons ATGGAATCCTCTGTGACTGCGGCCTATCGACGCCATGACATCTCCGATGAAAAATGGAGTTTGCTTGAACCCCATTTGCCGGGTCAAGCGGGCCGATGGGGGCGTGTAGCCAAAGATAATCGGCAATTCATCAACGCAGTGTTCTGGATACTTCGCACCGGAGCGCCGTGGCGAGATTTACCACCCGAGTACGGCGATTGGAAGAATACCCATCGGCGCTTTTGTCGCTGGCGCGATAACGGCACATGGGAAGGTCTGTTGGAACGTGTGATGGATGAGCCGGACTTTGAGTGGCTGATGATCGATGCCAGCCACTGCAAGGTTCATCCTCATGCAGCGGGAGCTCGTGGCGGCAATCAGGGCATAGGTC CTCACAAAAGGGGGCGCAACACCAAGATACATTTGGCCGTGGATGCGCATGGTATGCCAGTCCGAATTCTTGTTACAGAGGGTACCCGGGCAGATTGTTCGCAGGCTGCGGAACTGATCAAAGACATTCCTGCTGAGCATCTCATGGCCGACAAAGGTTATGACAGTGATGCCATTGTTGAGCAGGCTCATGAGCAAGGCATGCAGGCGCATATTCCGCCACGTAAAAACCGAAAAGAGCCGCGCGACTACGACACGTACCTGTATCGTCATCGCCACCTGGTTGAGAATGCGTTTTTGTACCTGAAACAGTGGCGTGGTGTGGCGACACGCTACGCGAAGAATCTGCCCTCTTTCCTTGCCGCTGTGCAAATTCGCTGCCTCGTCATGTGGCTCATAATCTTATGA